One window from the genome of Chloroflexaceae bacterium encodes:
- a CDS encoding CcmD family protein: MNGLYEAGTAIYVAMAVALSVWIGIFVYLWRIDAQARALKRELQREHERLRHAETGAPRASVTRVGQAEGEPVEQSSRG; the protein is encoded by the coding sequence ATGAACGGGCTGTATGAAGCGGGTACGGCGATCTATGTGGCTATGGCCGTGGCCCTGTCCGTGTGGATCGGCATCTTCGTGTACCTGTGGCGGATCGACGCCCAGGCGCGGGCCCTGAAGCGCGAATTGCAGCGCGAGCACGAGCGGCTGCGCCATGCCGAGACCGGCGCGCCGCGGGCCAGCGTCACCCGCGTCGGCCAGGCCGAAGGCGAGCCGGTTGAACAGTCGAGTCGAGGGTAA
- a CDS encoding cytochrome c biogenesis protein translates to MAERLGQIGKLLIGVWIAGVAVAMFLVIPQYEGLGNAGRIVIMHVPTAWVSVLAFAVSALFSGLYLWKRRPAHDHYALAAAESGFLFTALATVTGMIFSQVVWGIYWNWDPRQTSIFVLLLIYAALFALRSAIDDPGRRRQLSAVYSLFAFVTVPFLVFVAPRLADSTLHPNCAFIQGSKCDGITLEVGSVGLLGDRKIQLLALEREGDVVTAQVKVSEPGLTSETILRPSYDLAAGEMIARPEFPGLRYQLGLEAVDLQANAALLNIEAPGTGLLENRRTLFTFLASIGGFTALFFWLLRLRATLLDVQWALAQRGGSQL, encoded by the coding sequence GTGGCAGAGCGGCTGGGCCAGATCGGCAAATTGCTGATCGGCGTCTGGATCGCCGGCGTCGCTGTGGCGATGTTCCTGGTGATCCCGCAGTACGAGGGCCTCGGCAACGCCGGCCGGATCGTGATCATGCACGTGCCTACGGCCTGGGTGAGCGTGCTGGCCTTCGCGGTATCGGCGCTGTTCAGCGGGTTGTATCTGTGGAAGCGCCGTCCCGCGCATGACCACTATGCCCTGGCGGCGGCGGAGAGCGGTTTTCTCTTCACGGCCCTGGCCACGGTCACGGGCATGATCTTCTCGCAGGTGGTGTGGGGAATCTACTGGAACTGGGACCCGCGGCAGACCTCGATCTTTGTGCTGTTGCTGATCTATGCCGCCCTCTTCGCCCTGCGCTCGGCGATTGACGACCCGGGGCGGCGCCGCCAGCTCAGCGCCGTATACTCGCTCTTCGCCTTTGTGACGGTGCCGTTTCTGGTCTTCGTGGCCCCCCGTCTTGCCGATAGCACGTTGCATCCTAACTGCGCCTTCATCCAGGGCAGCAAATGCGATGGGATCACCCTTGAGGTCGGCAGCGTCGGGCTGCTGGGGGATCGCAAGATCCAACTGCTGGCCCTGGAGCGCGAGGGTGACGTGGTGACCGCCCAGGTGAAGGTGAGCGAACCTGGCCTGACCAGCGAGACCATCCTGCGCCCCAGCTACGATCTGGCCGCTGGCGAAATGATCGCGCGCCCCGAATTTCCCGGTCTGCGCTACCAGCTTGGCCTGGAGGCGGTAGATCTGCAGGCCAATGCCGCACTGTTGAACATCGAGGCGCCGGGTACCGGCCTGCTGGAGAACCGGCGGACGTTGTTCACCTTCCTGGCCTCAATCGGCGGTTTTACGGCGTTATTCTTCTGGCTGCTCAGGCTGCGCGCGACGCTGCTCGACGTGCAGTGGGCCCTGGCTCAGCGCGGGGGATCTCAGTTATGA
- a CDS encoding heme exporter protein CcmB gives MDRAEESGQEAPALETRSQTGVPALLAAAWAVFVKDLRIELRTRYALNAMVLFAACTAVMVSIGTTFIGLRRTEEALLIQSSLLWIALLFAAITGLSRGFVHEEEARTTAALRLAAQPAAVYLGKFLLNLALLAVLGTITSLLFILLVRVQVGSPLAFAALIGAGSLCLAAATTILAAMIARASFKSALFAVLAFPLLVPPLIIAIQGTALTLENGGLDPALGALQFLMAYSVATFVASLMLFRFVWEA, from the coding sequence ATGGACAGGGCCGAGGAGAGTGGCCAGGAAGCGCCCGCGCTTGAGACACGCTCACAGACCGGCGTTCCGGCGCTGCTCGCCGCGGCATGGGCAGTGTTCGTCAAGGACCTGCGGATCGAGCTGCGCACGCGCTACGCCCTCAACGCGATGGTGCTGTTCGCCGCCTGTACCGCGGTGATGGTCAGCATCGGCACTACCTTTATCGGGCTGCGGCGCACTGAAGAGGCCTTGCTCATTCAATCTTCGCTGCTCTGGATCGCCTTGCTGTTCGCCGCGATCACGGGGCTGTCGCGCGGCTTTGTACACGAAGAAGAGGCCCGCACCACGGCCGCCCTGCGCCTGGCGGCCCAGCCCGCGGCCGTCTATCTGGGCAAGTTCCTGCTCAATCTGGCCCTGCTGGCGGTACTGGGAACGATTACCAGCCTTCTGTTCATCTTGCTGGTGCGCGTGCAGGTCGGCAGCCCGCTGGCCTTCGCGGCGCTGATCGGCGCGGGCAGCCTCTGTCTTGCCGCCGCGACCACCATTCTTGCCGCGATGATCGCCAGGGCGAGTTTCAAGAGCGCCCTCTTTGCCGTCCTGGCCTTTCCCTTGCTGGTGCCGCCGCTGATCATCGCCATCCAGGGCACGGCGCTGACACTGGAAAACGGCGGCCTTGACCCCGCCCTCGGCGCCTTGCAGTTCCTTATGGCGTACAGTGTTGCCACATTCGTGGCATCATTGATGCTCTTTCGCTTCGTGTGGGAAGCCTAG
- the ccmA gene encoding heme ABC exporter ATP-binding protein CcmA, with amino-acid sequence MSLRLTVEGLAARYGARLVFHDVSLEVRAGETLVVSGPNGSGKSTFLRLLAGLQRPDAGVIVYEAAGGAWAPRDAAPLIGWVAPDLMLYRDLTARENLRFFAAVRGLPRDDRALDQLLEQVGLGARGDDRLATYSSGMVQRLRYAYALLHRPPVLLLDEPTVTLDERGASLVDTLIASQRREGIVVIATNDPRELRYADLVLRLGG; translated from the coding sequence GTGAGTCTGCGGCTGACAGTCGAAGGTCTTGCTGCGCGCTACGGCGCACGGCTCGTCTTTCACGACGTTTCGTTGGAGGTGCGCGCAGGCGAGACGCTGGTCGTCAGCGGACCCAATGGCAGCGGCAAGAGCACCTTCTTGCGGCTGCTGGCGGGTTTGCAACGGCCCGACGCGGGCGTGATCGTCTATGAAGCGGCGGGAGGCGCCTGGGCGCCGCGCGACGCCGCGCCGCTCATCGGCTGGGTCGCCCCCGATCTGATGCTCTACCGCGATCTCACCGCGCGCGAAAACCTGCGCTTCTTCGCCGCGGTGCGCGGGTTGCCTCGCGACGACCGGGCGCTTGATCAGTTGCTTGAACAGGTCGGGCTTGGCGCGCGCGGCGACGACCGGCTGGCCACCTACTCCTCGGGCATGGTCCAGCGCCTGCGCTACGCCTATGCCCTGCTCCACCGCCCCCCCGTTCTCTTGCTCGACGAGCCGACAGTCACCCTCGATGAGCGCGGCGCCAGCCTGGTTGATACGCTCATCGCCTCGCAACGCCGCGAGGGGATCGTGGTAATTGCCACCAATGACCCGCGCGAATTGCGCTACGCTGACCTGGTGCTGCGTCTGGGAGGCTGA